A single genomic interval of Pomacea canaliculata isolate SZHN2017 linkage group LG5, ASM307304v1, whole genome shotgun sequence harbors:
- the LOC112563761 gene encoding uncharacterized protein LOC112563761 — MACVRLWRFQPNEDNSCDLFAANCRLPKKITALENSLTTPVMTSAVVQSSGPSPCASRKTVNLFALPRSDPFGEPCSSPPVSSRTTAQWTTCRELEYTVDGHSDEGKAGDTKNDTSGWERTSSRKGIEKETQKTGTKKRPLLLPPIMLPPIYTVKPKPMRLREQMFSLTPTSRNLQTISDDEWAKLTDCRYLRLRFNKEAAVKVGSSAGR; from the exons ATGGCGTGTGTCCGTCTGTGGCGGTTCCAACCGAACGAAGACAATAGTTGCGATCTGTTCGCAGCAAACTGTCGTCTTCCTAAAAAGATTACAGCTTTAGAGAACAGTTTAACGACCCCAGTTATGACATCTGCTGTGGTGCAGTCGTCAGGCCCTTCTCCGTGTGCCTCTAGGAAGACCGTCAACTTATTTGCTCTTCCTAGAAGCGATCCTTTCGGTGAACCATGCTCATCACCGCCCGTTTCATCAAGAACAACGGCCCAGTGGACTACATGTCGGGAACTAGAGTATACCGTAGATGGGCACAGTGACGAAGGGAAAGCAGGGGACACCAAAAATGACACGTCAGGTTGGGAACGCACTTCCTCCCGCAAGGGCATCGAAAAGGAAACCCAGAAAACGGGCACGAAGAAACGGCCATTACTTCTCCCGCCGATCATGCTGCCTCCTATCTACACTGTTAAGCCAAAGCCGATGCGCCTTCGTGAACAGATGTTCTCTCTGACTCCGACCTCGCGTAACCTGCAGACCATTTCGGACGACGAGTGGGCAAAGCTTACAGACTGTCGCTATCTCCGGCTCAGATTCAATAAGGAGGCGGCTGTGAAGGT tggTTCATCAGCCGGGAGATAA